Proteins encoded within one genomic window of Burkholderiaceae bacterium:
- a CDS encoding ABC transporter, permease protein 2 (cluster 4, leucine/isoleucine/valine/benzoate) translates to MRLLYSRWFWIVLAALVVAASLPWYVTGYVLGLLTVAYYFGVFSMSWDLLFGFAGEVNFGPTFLIGVGAYTAGIVDNRYGWSPSLCIALGALAAVVAGFLLALPALRVRGPYFGLITLVAVLILQSFVVVFADLTGGEIGLTIPDVLSIDAGVNYWIALAFMTVSGAILFGLARSPVGLILQASGQDPVQAGALGFNIVKHKLAAFVASSLFSGLAGALLVFYMGTASVGTVVDLSVGVQVIVAAVLGGRRTVVGGAIGAIFLIVAGEFLRPTGELATFIVSTVALLVILFFPNGFLGSLLARSTRR, encoded by the coding sequence TTGAGGCTGCTCTACTCGCGCTGGTTCTGGATCGTGCTGGCGGCACTGGTCGTGGCGGCGTCGCTGCCGTGGTACGTCACCGGTTACGTGCTGGGGCTGCTGACGGTCGCCTACTACTTCGGCGTGTTCTCGATGAGCTGGGATCTGCTGTTCGGCTTTGCCGGCGAAGTCAACTTCGGCCCGACCTTTCTGATCGGCGTCGGCGCCTACACGGCCGGCATCGTCGACAACCGATACGGCTGGTCGCCGTCCCTCTGCATCGCGCTCGGCGCGCTGGCGGCGGTGGTCGCCGGCTTCCTGCTCGCGCTGCCGGCGCTGCGTGTGCGCGGACCGTATTTCGGGCTGATCACGCTGGTCGCGGTGCTGATCCTGCAGAGCTTCGTCGTCGTGTTCGCGGACCTGACCGGCGGCGAGATCGGGCTGACGATTCCCGACGTGCTATCGATCGACGCCGGCGTCAACTACTGGATCGCGCTAGCTTTCATGACGGTCAGCGGCGCGATCCTGTTCGGCCTTGCGCGCTCGCCGGTCGGACTGATCCTGCAGGCCAGCGGCCAGGACCCGGTGCAGGCGGGCGCGTTGGGCTTCAACATCGTCAAGCACAAGCTGGCCGCGTTCGTCGCGAGTTCGCTGTTCTCGGGGCTGGCGGGCGCGCTGCTGGTGTTCTACATGGGCACCGCGTCGGTCGGCACCGTGGTCGACCTCTCGGTCGGCGTGCAGGTGATCGTCGCCGCCGTGCTCGGCGGCCGGCGCACCGTGGTCGGCGGTGCGATCGGCGCGATCTTCCTGATCGTCGCCGGCGAGTTCCTGCGCCCCACCGGCGAACTGGCCACCTTCATCGTCTCCACCGTCGCGCTGCTGGTGATCCTATTCTTCCCGAACGGCTTTCTCGGTTCGCTGCTGGCACGGAGCACGCGGCGATGA
- a CDS encoding ABC transporter, permease protein 1 (cluster 4, leucine/isoleucine/valine/benzoate), with protein MLALQILIDGFAISALYALGAMGFTLIFGVSGVLNLSHGAIMVAAAVAAWACGNLLHLSSYAGALVGLATALIVALATYFLVVQPIQRSRRIPGEEKEIFILTATLLWGIMLQELIAYFFTNNAKTVLPLVEGVVGILGVRTPRNEVFTALVCWLAIGGLWAFVNRTRLGKVVLAASMNPRGVTLLGHELTRVYVVVWAIYGLLAGVAGVLLGMFLGVSSYSVGPLTASAFSIVVLGGLGSVSGSLLAAFVVGYLETLTAYLVSPAYRSIPALLLLVAVIYVRPQGLLGRR; from the coding sequence ATGCTGGCCCTGCAGATCCTGATCGACGGTTTCGCGATCAGCGCGCTCTATGCGCTCGGGGCCATGGGGTTCACGCTGATCTTCGGCGTCTCGGGCGTGCTCAACCTGTCGCACGGCGCGATCATGGTCGCGGCCGCGGTGGCGGCCTGGGCCTGCGGCAATCTGCTGCACCTGAGCAGCTACGCGGGCGCGCTGGTCGGGCTCGCGACCGCGCTGATCGTCGCGCTGGCGACCTATTTCCTGGTGGTGCAGCCGATCCAGCGCTCGCGCCGCATCCCGGGCGAAGAAAAGGAAATCTTCATCCTCACCGCGACGCTGCTGTGGGGCATCATGCTGCAGGAGCTGATCGCCTACTTCTTCACGAACAACGCGAAGACCGTGCTGCCGCTGGTCGAAGGCGTGGTCGGCATCCTGGGCGTGCGCACGCCGCGCAACGAGGTGTTCACCGCGCTCGTCTGCTGGCTCGCGATCGGCGGGTTGTGGGCGTTCGTGAACCGCACGCGGCTCGGCAAGGTGGTGCTCGCGGCGTCGATGAATCCGCGCGGCGTGACGCTGCTGGGCCATGAGCTGACGCGCGTCTACGTCGTGGTCTGGGCGATCTACGGCCTGCTCGCCGGCGTCGCCGGCGTGTTGCTCGGCATGTTCCTGGGCGTGAGCTCGTACAGCGTCGGGCCGCTCACGGCCAGCGCGTTCTCGATCGTCGTGCTCGGCGGCCTCGGCAGCGTGTCGGGGTCGCTGCTCGCCGCGTTCGTGGTCGGCTACCTGGAGACGCTGACCGCGTACCTGGTGTCGCCGGCGTACCGCTCGATCCCCGCGCTGCTGCTGCTGGTCGCGGTGATCTACGTGCGCCCGCAGGGCCTGCTCGGAAGGCGCTAG
- a CDS encoding ABC transporter, substrate-binding protein (cluster 4, leucine/isoleucine/valine/benzoate), whose product MVRSNPFEPGRALRRLTAGAVLALCAGAPLLAIAAEPPIKIGVIAEAQAVAGASIPQAAQMAADEINAKGGVDGRKIELVTYDDHSSSADAVRAFQRAANDDKVVAVIGSYISEVVLALEPWAARLKMPFITPGAASNEISLNVHRDYAKNKYTFHGYLTSAALAQQVCDAAKELLVDGMHMKTAVIMSEDAAWTKPLDASYEACLPKAGLKVLDHIRFSPDTTDFTPIFSKIEAAKPDVIITGIAHVGVQPTVQWKTQQVPIPMFGVSAQASSGTFWKDTNGAAAGVLTQAVSAPDAAVTPKTIPFADNFKKRFGNFPSYAGYTAYDEVYFIADAIRRAKSTDADKLVAALEKTDWVGTIGRVEFYGRNDEFTHSIKYGKGLVNGLMQQWQNGKLITVWPKDVAKAPLEFPSFVKVAQH is encoded by the coding sequence ATGGTGCGATCGAATCCCTTTGAACCCGGCCGCGCGTTGCGCCGGCTCACTGCCGGCGCGGTGCTGGCGCTGTGCGCCGGCGCGCCGCTGCTCGCCATCGCGGCCGAACCGCCGATCAAGATCGGCGTGATCGCCGAGGCCCAGGCCGTCGCCGGCGCGTCGATCCCGCAGGCGGCGCAGATGGCGGCCGACGAGATCAACGCCAAGGGCGGGGTCGACGGGCGCAAGATCGAACTCGTCACCTACGACGACCACAGTTCGTCGGCCGACGCGGTGCGGGCGTTCCAGCGCGCGGCGAACGACGACAAGGTGGTCGCGGTGATCGGCAGCTACATCAGCGAGGTGGTGCTGGCGCTCGAACCGTGGGCGGCGCGGCTGAAGATGCCGTTCATAACGCCGGGCGCGGCATCGAATGAGATCAGCCTGAACGTGCACCGCGACTACGCGAAGAACAAGTACACGTTCCACGGCTACCTGACCTCGGCTGCGCTGGCGCAGCAGGTGTGCGACGCGGCGAAGGAACTGCTGGTCGACGGGATGCACATGAAGACCGCGGTGATCATGAGCGAGGACGCCGCCTGGACCAAGCCGCTCGATGCGAGCTACGAGGCCTGCCTGCCGAAGGCGGGACTGAAGGTGCTCGATCACATCCGGTTCTCGCCCGACACGACCGACTTCACCCCGATCTTCAGCAAGATCGAGGCCGCCAAGCCCGACGTGATCATCACCGGCATCGCGCACGTGGGCGTGCAGCCGACGGTGCAGTGGAAGACGCAGCAAGTACCGATCCCGATGTTCGGGGTCAGCGCGCAGGCCAGCAGCGGCACGTTCTGGAAGGACACGAACGGCGCCGCGGCCGGTGTGCTGACGCAGGCGGTTTCCGCGCCGGATGCCGCGGTGACGCCGAAGACGATCCCGTTCGCCGACAACTTCAAGAAGCGCTTCGGCAATTTCCCGTCGTACGCCGGCTACACCGCGTATGACGAGGTCTACTTCATCGCCGATGCGATCCGCCGCGCGAAGTCGACCGATGCCGACAAGCTGGTCGCCGCGCTCGAGAAGACCGACTGGGTCGGCACGATCGGCCGGGTCGAGTTCTATGGCCGAAACGACGAGTTCACGCATTCGATCAAGTACGGCAAGGGGCTGGTGAACGGCCTGATGCAGCAGTGGCAGAACGGCAAGCTGATCACGGTCTGGCCGAAGGACGTCGCGAAGGCGCCGCTCGAGTTCCCGTCGTTCGTCAAGGTCGCCCAGCACTAG
- a CDS encoding L-lactate dehydrogenase produces MTVITNIEDLRVLAQRRVPRMFYDYADSGSWTEGTYRANEADFQTIKLRQRVAVNMENRSTATQMVGVNVAMPVAIAPVGLTGMQHADGEILAARAAEKFGIPFILSTMSICSIEDVAENTTAPFWFQLYMMRDRDAMAAMIERARKARCSALVLTLDLQVIGQRHKDLKNKMRASVIPSLGNMLDMATKPRWCLGMAGTRRHTFRNLVGHVTGVSDMKSLASWTNEQFDPRLSWADVAWVKEKWGGKLILKGIQDVEDARLAVQSGADAIVVSNHGGRQLDGAPSSISALPAIALAVGSQIEVWMDGGIRSGQDVLKAWALGAKGTLIGRAMVYGLGAMGEAGVTKALEIIHKELDITMAFCGHTNINSVDKGILLPGTY; encoded by the coding sequence ATGACCGTGATCACCAACATCGAAGACCTGCGCGTGCTCGCGCAAAGGCGCGTGCCACGCATGTTCTACGACTACGCCGACTCCGGCTCGTGGACCGAAGGAACCTACCGCGCCAACGAGGCCGACTTTCAAACCATCAAGCTGCGCCAGCGCGTCGCCGTGAACATGGAAAACCGCAGCACGGCCACCCAAATGGTCGGCGTGAACGTGGCGATGCCGGTGGCCATCGCGCCGGTCGGCCTGACCGGCATGCAGCACGCCGACGGCGAGATCCTGGCGGCGCGCGCGGCTGAAAAGTTCGGCATCCCCTTCATCCTCTCGACGATGAGCATCTGCTCTATCGAGGACGTGGCTGAAAACACGACGGCACCGTTCTGGTTCCAGCTCTACATGATGCGTGACCGCGACGCCATGGCGGCGATGATAGAGCGCGCGCGCAAGGCCCGCTGCAGCGCACTGGTGCTGACGCTGGACCTGCAGGTGATCGGGCAGCGCCACAAGGACCTGAAGAACAAGATGCGGGCCTCGGTGATCCCGTCGCTGGGCAACATGCTCGACATGGCCACCAAGCCACGCTGGTGCCTGGGCATGGCGGGCACGCGGCGCCATACCTTCCGCAACCTGGTGGGCCATGTGACGGGCGTGAGCGACATGAAGTCGCTCGCGTCCTGGACCAACGAGCAGTTCGACCCGCGCCTGTCCTGGGCGGACGTCGCCTGGGTCAAGGAAAAGTGGGGCGGCAAGCTGATCCTCAAGGGCATCCAGGATGTGGAAGACGCGCGACTGGCGGTGCAAAGCGGCGCCGACGCCATCGTGGTGAGCAACCACGGCGGCCGCCAACTGGACGGCGCGCCGTCCAGCATCAGCGCGCTGCCCGCCATCGCCCTGGCGGTCGGCTCGCAGATCGAAGTGTGGATGGACGGCGGCATCCGCTCCGGCCAGGACGTGCTCAAGGCCTGGGCGCTGGGCGCCAAGGGCACGCTGATTGGCCGGGCCATGGTCTACGGCCTGGGCGCGATGGGCGAGGCCGGTGTGACGAAGGCGCTGGAGATCATCCACAAGGAGTTGGACATCACCATGGCGTTCTGCGGCCACACCAATATCAATTCGGTGGACAAAGGCATCCTGCTGCCGGGAACGTACTGA
- a CDS encoding L-lactate permease, which translates to MAWQQVYDPFGNMVISTALAAIPVVVMLVSLGFFHIKAHIAAGLGLIAALLVAVFAYGMPADMAGHAALYGGFTGLLPIGWIVLNIIFLQQLAEQNGSFKILQNSLSGITEDRRLQLLLISFCFGAFFEGAAGFGTPVAVTAGILIGLGFSPLAASGLSLIANTAPVAFGALGTPVITLAKVHGYDLMEVTAMIGRTLPLFSLLVPFWLIWAFAGRKAMMEIWPAILVTGLSFAIPQYLVSNFIGPELVDIIAALTSMAALVLFLRVWQPRKIWTSPSLKGHEKDGGEGKEPIPVVRHTRAELIGAWTPWAILTVFVFVWGLPSVKTWLNGIYAPSFPITGLHNLVEQMPPVVLKPTKEGAVYVLGLLSATGTGILLSAVVSALVMKYNPLEIARTFFRTLWLVRFSFLTIAIMLALGTVTRYSGTDTTLGLAFAKTGVLYPFFGTLMGWIGVATTGSDTASNVLFGGMQKVAAGQLGLPINLMGAANSAGGVMGKMIDAQSIVVASMATRWVNHEGDILRYVFFHSIALACLVGVFVTLQAYVWPFTLMVLR; encoded by the coding sequence ATGGCTTGGCAGCAGGTTTACGATCCGTTCGGGAATATGGTCATTTCCACTGCGCTGGCGGCGATCCCGGTGGTGGTGATGTTGGTGTCCCTGGGCTTTTTTCACATCAAGGCCCACATTGCGGCGGGGCTGGGTTTGATCGCAGCCTTGCTGGTTGCCGTGTTCGCCTACGGCATGCCGGCCGATATGGCCGGTCATGCGGCACTCTATGGCGGCTTTACCGGCCTGCTGCCGATCGGCTGGATCGTGCTCAACATCATCTTTTTGCAGCAGTTGGCCGAGCAGAACGGCAGCTTCAAGATCCTGCAGAATTCGCTCTCGGGCATCACCGAGGACCGGCGGCTGCAGCTGCTGCTGATCTCATTTTGCTTCGGCGCCTTCTTCGAGGGCGCGGCAGGCTTTGGCACACCGGTGGCGGTCACCGCCGGCATTTTGATCGGGCTGGGTTTTTCGCCGCTGGCCGCCTCGGGCCTGTCGCTGATCGCCAACACCGCACCGGTGGCTTTCGGTGCGCTCGGCACGCCGGTCATTACCCTGGCCAAAGTCCACGGTTATGACCTCATGGAAGTTACCGCCATGATCGGCCGCACGTTGCCATTGTTCTCGTTGCTGGTGCCGTTCTGGCTGATCTGGGCCTTTGCCGGGCGCAAGGCCATGATGGAAATCTGGCCCGCGATCCTGGTAACCGGCCTGTCGTTCGCCATTCCGCAGTACCTGGTCAGCAACTTCATAGGGCCCGAACTGGTGGACATCATCGCGGCGCTGACCTCGATGGCCGCGCTGGTGCTGTTCCTGCGCGTCTGGCAGCCCCGGAAAATCTGGACATCCCCGTCGCTCAAGGGGCATGAGAAAGATGGCGGCGAGGGCAAGGAACCCATACCCGTCGTGCGTCACACGCGGGCCGAGCTGATCGGCGCCTGGACGCCCTGGGCGATCCTGACCGTGTTCGTGTTCGTCTGGGGTCTGCCTTCGGTCAAGACCTGGCTGAACGGCATCTATGCACCATCGTTTCCGATAACGGGCTTGCACAATCTGGTCGAGCAAATGCCGCCGGTGGTGCTCAAGCCGACCAAGGAAGGCGCCGTCTACGTGTTGGGCCTGCTGTCGGCCACCGGCACGGGCATCCTGCTGTCGGCGGTCGTGAGCGCGCTGGTCATGAAATACAACCCGCTGGAAATCGCACGCACGTTTTTCCGCACGCTATGGCTGGTGCGTTTCTCGTTCCTGACCATCGCAATCATGCTGGCGCTGGGAACCGTCACGCGCTATTCCGGGACCGACACGACGTTGGGGCTGGCTTTTGCCAAAACCGGTGTTTTGTATCCTTTCTTCGGCACCCTGATGGGCTGGATCGGCGTCGCAACGACGGGCTCCGACACCGCCTCGAACGTGCTGTTCGGCGGCATGCAGAAAGTGGCTGCCGGGCAACTTGGCTTGCCGATCAACCTGATGGGCGCGGCCAACAGCGCGGGCGGCGTGATGGGCAAGATGATCGATGCGCAGTCGATCGTGGTGGCTTCCATGGCCACGCGCTGGGTCAACCATGAAGGCGACATCCTGCGCTACGTGTTTTTCCATTCCATTGCGCTGGCCTGCCTGGTCGGCGTCTTCGTCACGCTGCAAGCCTACGTTTGGCCTTTCACCCTGATGGTGCTGCGATGA
- a CDS encoding Transcriptional regulator, LysR family: MMPPILAAPRVPTIQGLLAFETLARLRSVTLAGEELSVTPSAVSHRIRQLEAQLGIKLFARGDFSLSADGTSYLARVREALAVLQQVPGRGSAAGTTRLRVAVTPTFSRQILLPKLALFRHAYPEIDLVLQVTIPLLNVTAEEADIELRFGASPNTDQESLLLSSDEVTPVCSPEYLHEAGPFDEFTTLDEISRVRLIRCPLEPWRTWFRANSITRDEPNRGSQFNDIGLVLDAAVAGFGVALMRLRLGAAWLDSGRLVRLSLRSVPSPHHYFLCWKRGTLDRWECAAFVDWLKHAIR, from the coding sequence ATGATGCCGCCTATCTTGGCTGCCCCGCGTGTTCCGACCATACAAGGCTTGCTGGCTTTCGAGACGCTGGCCCGGTTGCGCAGCGTAACCCTGGCCGGCGAGGAGCTTAGCGTCACTCCCAGCGCAGTCAGCCATCGCATCCGGCAATTGGAAGCCCAGCTGGGCATCAAGCTTTTCGCGCGTGGCGACTTCAGCCTGAGCGCTGACGGTACGTCTTATCTTGCCCGGGTGCGCGAGGCACTGGCCGTTCTTCAACAAGTGCCGGGTCGCGGCAGTGCTGCGGGTACAACACGCCTGCGTGTTGCGGTGACGCCGACGTTTTCCCGCCAGATTCTGCTGCCCAAACTTGCATTGTTTCGCCACGCGTACCCGGAGATCGACCTTGTGCTGCAGGTCACGATCCCGTTGCTCAACGTCACGGCCGAGGAGGCTGACATCGAGTTGCGTTTCGGCGCCAGTCCCAACACGGATCAGGAGTCACTGCTTCTGTCATCCGACGAGGTAACACCCGTATGCAGCCCCGAGTACCTGCATGAGGCCGGGCCGTTTGATGAATTCACCACATTAGATGAGATCTCCCGCGTCCGGCTGATACGCTGCCCGCTGGAGCCCTGGCGCACCTGGTTCCGTGCGAACAGTATCACCCGCGATGAACCGAACCGTGGTTCCCAGTTCAACGACATCGGCCTCGTGCTCGATGCGGCGGTGGCCGGTTTTGGCGTCGCCCTGATGCGTCTGCGGCTCGGCGCCGCCTGGCTGGACAGCGGTCGCCTGGTTCGCCTCTCATTGCGCAGCGTGCCGTCGCCGCACCACTACTTTCTGTGCTGGAAACGGGGCACCCTTGACCGCTGGGAATGCGCCGCCTTTGTCGACTGGCTCAAGCATGCGATCAGATAG
- a CDS encoding L-lactate dehydrogenase → MTVITNIEDLRVLAQKRVPRMFYDYADSGSWTEGTYRANEADFQKIRLRQRVAVNIDNRSTRTKMLGVDTAMPVAIAPTGLTGMQHADGEILAARAAEKFGIPFTLSTMSICSIEDIAAHTKAPFWFQLYVMRDREFIERLIDRARSANCGALVLTLDLQIIGQRHKDLKNGLSAPPKLTVANLVNMMTKPRWCLGMLGTKRRNFGNIFGHVKGIENMGSLSEWTNKQFDPRLNWGDVEWIKNRWGGKLILKGIQDEEDARLAVDSGADALIVSNHGGRQLDGAPSSISALPAIVDAVGRRIEVHMDGGIRSGQDVLKAVALGAKGTYIGRSMLYGLGAMGEAGVTRALEIIQRELDLTMAFCGHTDINEIDRGILLSGTF, encoded by the coding sequence GTGACCGTGATCACCAACATCGAAGACCTGCGCGTGCTGGCCCAAAAGCGCGTGCCGCGCATGTTCTACGACTACGCCGACTCGGGCTCGTGGACCGAGGGCACGTACCGCGCGAACGAGGCCGATTTTCAGAAAATCCGGCTGCGCCAGCGCGTCGCGGTCAACATCGACAATCGCAGCACGCGCACCAAGATGCTCGGCGTGGACACAGCGATGCCGGTCGCGATCGCGCCGACCGGACTCACCGGCATGCAGCATGCCGACGGCGAAATCCTCGCGGCGCGCGCGGCCGAGAAGTTCGGCATTCCGTTCACGCTGTCGACGATGAGCATCTGCTCGATCGAGGACATCGCGGCGCACACCAAGGCGCCGTTCTGGTTCCAGCTGTACGTGATGCGGGATCGCGAGTTCATCGAGCGTCTCATCGACCGCGCTCGGTCAGCGAACTGCGGTGCGCTGGTGCTGACCCTCGACCTGCAGATCATCGGCCAGCGCCACAAGGATTTGAAAAACGGCCTGTCGGCGCCGCCGAAGCTCACCGTCGCGAACCTCGTCAACATGATGACCAAGCCGCGCTGGTGCCTCGGCATGCTCGGCACGAAGCGGCGCAATTTCGGCAACATCTTCGGCCACGTGAAAGGCATCGAGAACATGGGCTCGCTGTCGGAGTGGACGAACAAGCAGTTCGATCCTCGGCTGAACTGGGGCGACGTGGAATGGATCAAGAACCGCTGGGGCGGCAAGCTGATTCTCAAGGGCATCCAGGACGAGGAGGACGCGCGGCTCGCGGTCGACAGCGGCGCCGACGCGCTGATCGTCTCGAACCACGGCGGGCGCCAGCTCGACGGCGCGCCCTCGTCGATCTCGGCGCTACCGGCGATCGTCGACGCGGTCGGGCGCCGCATCGAGGTGCACATGGATGGCGGCATCCGCTCCGGGCAGGACGTGCTGAAGGCGGTCGCGCTCGGCGCGAAAGGCACCTACATCGGCCGCTCGATGCTGTACGGCCTGGGCGCGATGGGCGAGGCCGGCGTGACGCGCGCGCTCGAGATCATCCAGCGCGAACTCGATCTGACGATGGCGTTCTGCGGCCACACCGACATCAACGAGATCGACCGCGGGATTCTGCTGTCGGGCACGTTTTAG
- a CDS encoding Serine protease — translation MRIQSFKSTRLVIALLAAGFIGGAGVAAFDAEYAHAAEPPSAVATAPAPITQMTLPDFAQIVKRYGPAVVNITVTGSEKVSDQNPFAGQGNNDPFGNDPFFQFFRRFEQQGGGPRTVPIRAEGSGFIIDSNGIILTNAHVVRNAKVVTVKLTDRREFRAKVLGSDPKTDVAVIKIDAHDLPVVSIGKDSELQVGEWVVAIGSPFGFQNSVTAGIVSAKGRSLPDDSAVPFIQTDVPVNPGNSGGPLFNTRGQVVGINSQIYSQTGGYEGLSFAIPIDTALRIEQKLVATGKVEHGRLGISIQDVNQTLANSFKLPEPDGALVASVQKDSPASKAGLKSGDVIQSVDGQKVITAGDLPTIISMDQPGQTVKMGVWRDGKPITVTAKLGNANDKSTQVASNAPTSGQGKLGLALRPLQPQEKQEAGVDHGLLVEDASGPAAMAGVQSGDVLLSIDGTPVRSVSQARAIVAKSGDSVALLIQRGDNQIFVPVQIG, via the coding sequence ATGAGAATTCAATCGTTCAAGAGCACACGGCTGGTGATCGCACTGCTGGCCGCCGGCTTCATCGGCGGCGCCGGCGTCGCCGCGTTCGACGCGGAATACGCGCATGCCGCGGAGCCGCCGTCGGCGGTCGCCACCGCGCCGGCGCCGATCACGCAGATGACGCTGCCGGACTTCGCGCAGATCGTGAAACGCTACGGTCCGGCGGTGGTGAACATTACCGTCACCGGCAGCGAGAAGGTTTCGGACCAGAACCCGTTCGCCGGCCAGGGCAACAACGACCCGTTCGGCAACGACCCGTTCTTCCAGTTCTTCCGCCGCTTCGAGCAGCAGGGCGGCGGGCCGCGCACCGTGCCGATCCGCGCCGAGGGCTCGGGCTTCATCATCGACTCGAACGGCATCATCCTGACCAATGCGCACGTGGTGCGTAACGCGAAGGTCGTCACGGTCAAGCTCACCGACCGGCGTGAATTCCGCGCGAAGGTGCTCGGCAGCGACCCGAAGACCGACGTCGCGGTGATCAAGATCGACGCGCACGACCTGCCTGTGGTGTCGATCGGCAAGGACAGCGAACTGCAGGTCGGTGAATGGGTGGTCGCGATCGGCTCGCCGTTCGGCTTCCAGAACTCGGTGACCGCTGGCATCGTCAGCGCGAAGGGCCGCTCGCTGCCGGACGACAGCGCGGTACCGTTCATCCAGACCGACGTGCCGGTGAACCCCGGCAATTCGGGCGGGCCGCTGTTCAACACGCGCGGCCAGGTGGTCGGCATCAACTCGCAGATCTACAGCCAGACCGGCGGCTACGAAGGTCTGTCGTTCGCGATCCCGATCGACACTGCGCTGCGCATCGAGCAAAAGCTGGTCGCGACCGGCAAGGTCGAGCACGGCCGCCTCGGCATCTCGATCCAGGACGTGAACCAGACGCTGGCCAACTCGTTCAAACTGCCCGAGCCCGACGGCGCGCTGGTCGCGAGCGTGCAGAAAGACAGTCCGGCGTCGAAGGCCGGCCTGAAGTCAGGCGACGTGATCCAGAGTGTCGATGGACAGAAAGTCATCACCGCCGGTGACCTGCCGACCATCATCAGCATGGATCAGCCGGGACAAACCGTGAAGATGGGCGTGTGGCGCGACGGCAAGCCGATCACGGTCACCGCCAAGCTCGGCAATGCGAACGACAAGTCCACCCAGGTGGCGAGCAACGCCCCGACCTCCGGCCAGGGCAAGCTCGGCCTGGCGCTGCGGCCACTGCAGCCGCAAGAGAAGCAGGAAGCCGGCGTCGACCATGGCCTGCTGGTCGAGGACGCGAGCGGCCCGGCCGCGATGGCGGGCGTGCAGTCCGGCGACGTGCTGCTGTCGATCGACGGCACCCCGGTGCGCAGCGTGAGCCAAGCGCGCGCCATCGTCGCGAAGTCGGGTGACTCGGTCGCGCTGTTGATCCAGCGCGGTGACAACCAGATCTTCGTGCCGGTGCAGATCGGCTGA
- a CDS encoding Cardiolipin synthase, bacterial type ClsA codes for MLVLGHFIFVLFCLLIYAVSTHVGAQRRHPSAAVAWVLLIALLPYAGLPLYLIFGSRKFVRPQPRYGAAPLPGDASARSATIATLAGMGLAGPGPQHEVRFHQDGAQAWNELVAVIAAARQQLDICTYLLGNDPVGQQLAQLLEQRAAAGVRVRLLLDAMGSLRTSRRLIARLRAAGVQVRWFMPLLHNPMRGRVNLRNHRKLTLADGRLLWSGGRNLAAEYFTGLGREPAWVDASFTIEGPLAAEARALFESHWRHTSGPADDAPELPPATPPQDAGRHLAQLVPSGPDQAQDTVHDLLLTEIYRARRQVLAVTPYFVPDDNLLTALCLAARRGVQVELILPERSNHRLADIGRQRALRELAAAGARVRLTAGMTHAKAIVVDDTLALCGSLNLDARSLFLNFELMVAFYAPTDITALRRWIAATFADARDDVPSAASLPRDILEGLVRWLGFQI; via the coding sequence TTGCTCGTCCTCGGCCACTTCATCTTCGTCCTGTTCTGCCTGCTGATCTATGCGGTCAGCACCCACGTCGGCGCGCAGCGCCGGCATCCATCGGCCGCCGTCGCCTGGGTGCTGCTGATCGCGCTGCTGCCCTATGCCGGCCTGCCGCTATACCTGATCTTCGGCTCCCGCAAGTTCGTGCGTCCGCAGCCGCGCTACGGCGCGGCGCCCTTGCCGGGCGACGCCAGCGCCCGCTCCGCCACCATCGCCACGCTGGCCGGCATGGGGCTGGCCGGGCCCGGGCCGCAGCACGAGGTGCGATTTCACCAGGACGGTGCACAGGCCTGGAACGAACTCGTCGCGGTGATCGCCGCGGCGCGGCAGCAGCTGGACATCTGCACCTACCTGCTCGGCAACGACCCGGTCGGGCAGCAACTGGCGCAACTTCTTGAGCAGCGCGCCGCCGCCGGCGTGCGGGTGCGGCTGCTGCTCGACGCGATGGGGAGCCTGCGCACGTCGCGCCGGCTGATCGCGCGGCTGCGCGCGGCCGGGGTGCAGGTGCGCTGGTTCATGCCGCTCCTGCACAACCCGATGCGCGGCCGGGTGAACCTGCGCAACCACCGCAAGCTCACGCTCGCCGATGGGCGACTGCTCTGGAGCGGCGGGCGCAATCTCGCGGCCGAATACTTCACCGGCCTTGGCCGCGAGCCGGCCTGGGTCGACGCGAGCTTCACCATCGAAGGCCCGCTCGCGGCCGAGGCGCGCGCGCTGTTCGAATCGCACTGGCGGCACACCAGCGGCCCGGCGGACGACGCACCGGAGCTGCCACCGGCAACGCCGCCGCAGGACGCCGGGCGCCATCTGGCGCAGCTCGTGCCCAGCGGTCCGGACCAGGCGCAGGACACGGTGCACGATCTGCTGCTGACCGAGATCTACCGCGCGCGCCGGCAGGTGCTGGCGGTGACGCCGTACTTCGTGCCCGACGACAACCTGCTGACCGCGCTGTGCCTGGCCGCACGCCGCGGCGTGCAGGTCGAACTGATCCTGCCCGAGCGCTCGAACCACCGGCTGGCCGACATCGGGCGCCAGCGCGCGCTGCGCGAGCTGGCGGCGGCCGGCGCGCGCGTGCGGCTCACGGCCGGCATGACCCATGCGAAGGCGATCGTGGTCGACGACACGCTGGCACTGTGCGGCTCGCTGAACCTCGATGCGCGCAGCCTGTTCCTGAATTTCGAGCTGATGGTCGCGTTCTATGCGCCGACGGACATCACGGCGCTGCGCCGCTGGATCGCAGCCACCTTCGCCGATGCACGCGACGACGTCCCGAGCGCGGCCTCGCTGCCGCGCGACATCCTCGAAGGCCTGGTGCGCTGGCTCGGCTTTCAGATATGA